A genomic segment from Tuwongella immobilis encodes:
- a CDS encoding amidase gives MLYQSEQLLTPEASRAFRNTQAIPHTGSGPLLGLRLAVKDLIDVAGQVTGGGNPTWEATHEPASSHADCVAKMLAAGADVVGKTITDELAFSLLGENHFYGIPLNPLAPDRLPGGSSSGSASAVACGCAELALGTDTGGSVRVPASNCGLFGLRPTHGRISSRGVMPLAPSFDTVGLFARRLTHLATAAECLLGGRMLGVAQAAPRLLRLATIWDATDPAITAALLPFTTALHPKGDSVELSEIAAGLTLAEGCDLYRLLQGVESWDALGDWLTTHQPELGPKIGPGVWAWRDRDRTQLPTALARREAIRHALTGFLGEDGVLIFPTTPTLAPRIGDDVRRDAGPMGYYPRTLGVTAIAGLAGLPQLTLPVGQVDGVPIGLSLLAGPGGEGRLITVAQPFASTHAAR, from the coding sequence ATGCTGTATCAAAGCGAACAACTTCTCACCCCCGAAGCCTCGCGGGCCTTTCGCAACACGCAGGCGATTCCGCACACTGGAAGCGGGCCGCTGCTCGGCTTGCGATTGGCGGTGAAAGACTTGATCGATGTTGCCGGGCAAGTTACCGGCGGGGGCAATCCCACCTGGGAAGCGACGCACGAACCGGCAAGTAGCCACGCCGATTGTGTGGCGAAAATGCTGGCCGCCGGTGCGGATGTCGTCGGCAAAACCATTACCGATGAGCTGGCGTTTTCCCTGTTGGGTGAAAATCATTTCTACGGGATTCCGCTCAATCCGTTGGCACCGGATCGATTGCCGGGCGGATCGTCGAGCGGCTCGGCGTCGGCAGTCGCGTGCGGCTGCGCGGAGTTGGCACTGGGGACCGATACCGGCGGATCGGTGCGGGTGCCTGCATCCAACTGCGGATTGTTCGGCCTTCGCCCAACTCATGGCCGCATTTCGTCTCGCGGAGTGATGCCGTTGGCCCCGAGTTTCGACACGGTCGGCCTGTTCGCACGACGCTTGACGCACTTGGCGACTGCGGCGGAATGTCTGCTCGGCGGGAGAATGTTGGGCGTGGCACAGGCCGCGCCGCGATTGCTGCGATTGGCGACAATCTGGGACGCGACCGATCCGGCAATCACCGCCGCGCTATTGCCCTTTACAACCGCCTTGCATCCCAAGGGCGATTCGGTCGAATTATCCGAAATCGCTGCAGGATTGACACTTGCGGAAGGTTGCGACCTGTACCGCCTGTTGCAAGGTGTGGAATCGTGGGATGCGCTGGGCGACTGGTTGACCACCCATCAGCCGGAGTTGGGGCCGAAGATCGGGCCAGGCGTCTGGGCATGGCGGGATCGGGATCGTACTCAGCTGCCGACTGCGTTGGCCCGTCGGGAGGCGATTCGACACGCGCTGACCGGATTTCTTGGCGAAGATGGCGTGCTGATCTTCCCGACCACGCCGACTTTGGCACCGCGAATCGGCGACGATGTCCGCCGCGATGCCGGGCCAATGGGCTATTACCCGCGCACGCTCGGCGTGACCGCGATTGCCGGACTCGCGGGACTTCCGCAACTCACGCTCCCCGTCGGGCAGGTCGATGGCGTGCCCATCGGACTTTCGCTGCTTGCCGGGCCGGGCGGAGAGGGGCGACTCATCACCGTTGCACAACCATTTGCATCGACGCACGCCGCACGATAG
- a CDS encoding aminotransferase class V-fold PLP-dependent enzyme: MTTPDWRLARQQMLLDPTIINLNTGSFGPVPRAIFDRVTELRRQLAAEPTDFYVRWVPPLLWKARCRLAEFLNVPPHRLIFRANVSSAINVVASSLRLNRPGEILLSDHEYGAMHWCWERAAQRGGLTLKTFPLDTLAESPDAILNAFEAAISHRTRLAFFSHVLSPTGLVLPVKEMVAIAKRRGVLTVIDGAHAPGMLPLDISDIGADFYGANCHKWMLAPSGSGFLAIGPGMEDRLEPLEVSWGYHYPRTDLDAPDEFGSTRRIRALEFEGTREVNPWLVTPEVIDFQSMLGWQAIRQRMHELSQISREMLVPLGLPEATPRNPAMHGALTAFRIPDATDPVKLRTAIWKHRIEIPVIERPDRRMIRVSGHFYTLPEEIQKLAEILPAAIREATP; encoded by the coding sequence ATGACCACTCCCGATTGGCGGCTTGCACGTCAGCAAATGCTGCTCGATCCCACGATTATCAATCTGAATACCGGCTCGTTTGGTCCGGTCCCGCGTGCGATTTTTGACCGGGTCACAGAATTGCGCCGTCAACTCGCCGCGGAGCCAACGGATTTCTACGTCCGCTGGGTGCCGCCGCTGCTCTGGAAGGCCCGATGTCGCCTGGCGGAATTCCTGAATGTCCCCCCGCACCGGCTCATTTTCCGGGCGAACGTCTCTTCCGCAATCAATGTCGTTGCCAGCAGTTTGCGATTGAATCGACCCGGGGAAATTCTGCTGAGCGATCACGAATATGGAGCCATGCATTGGTGTTGGGAACGCGCCGCACAGCGCGGCGGCCTGACGCTCAAGACCTTCCCGTTGGACACACTCGCCGAGTCACCCGACGCGATTCTGAACGCCTTTGAAGCGGCGATTTCTCACCGCACCCGGTTGGCCTTTTTCAGTCATGTGCTGTCGCCAACGGGGTTGGTGCTTCCGGTCAAGGAAATGGTGGCCATCGCCAAACGTCGCGGCGTGCTGACGGTGATTGATGGTGCCCATGCGCCGGGGATGCTGCCGTTGGACATCTCCGACATTGGAGCGGATTTCTACGGCGCGAATTGTCACAAATGGATGCTCGCCCCCAGCGGATCAGGATTTCTGGCGATTGGGCCGGGGATGGAAGATCGGCTGGAGCCGCTGGAAGTGAGTTGGGGCTATCATTACCCCCGCACCGATCTGGATGCACCGGACGAATTCGGCAGCACGCGACGCATCCGCGCCTTGGAATTCGAGGGCACGCGCGAAGTCAATCCGTGGCTGGTGACACCGGAAGTGATTGATTTTCAGAGCATGTTGGGCTGGCAGGCGATTCGGCAGCGCATGCACGAATTATCGCAGATTTCGCGGGAAATGCTGGTGCCGTTGGGCCTGCCGGAAGCCACGCCGCGCAATCCCGCCATGCACGGCGCACTGACCGCGTTCCGCATTCCCGATGCGACCGATCCGGTGAAACTTCGGACGGCGATTTGGAAGCACCGCATCGAAATTCCAGTCATCGAACGACCGGATCGCCGAATGATTCGCGTCAGCGGACACTTTTATACGCTGCCGGAAGAAATTCAGAAATTGGCCGAAATTCTCCCGGCAGCGATTCGTGAAGCGACCCCGTAA
- a CDS encoding 3-keto-disaccharide hydrolase, with translation MSGKWHGWRVAVILGVVATILTTTGAISLVARAAETEWSRLSARPLPEVFAKAGKWYATDQVALVSTNPRRLQGKPGDAGQPILVNGDQGRVADLITREQFQDVELRCEFLVAKGSNSGVKFNGQYEIQIRDTASEKKLTGDSCGGIYPRAEQKPKYHHIDEGVAPKANVAKPAGEWQSLHVIFQSPRFDAAGKKIANAKFVKVVLNGETIHENVEVAHPTGHAWVNPEKPKGPLLFQGDHGPVAFRAIEVRAWTAPKANE, from the coding sequence ATGTCCGGCAAATGGCATGGGTGGCGGGTGGCCGTCATCCTGGGCGTGGTGGCGACAATTCTGACGACAACTGGGGCGATTTCGTTGGTCGCGCGAGCCGCCGAAACCGAGTGGTCACGACTATCCGCGAGGCCACTTCCGGAAGTGTTCGCCAAAGCGGGGAAATGGTATGCCACCGATCAGGTTGCGCTCGTCTCCACCAATCCGCGACGGCTTCAGGGCAAACCGGGCGATGCGGGGCAGCCGATCTTGGTGAACGGCGATCAAGGGCGAGTCGCCGATCTGATCACCCGCGAGCAATTCCAGGATGTGGAACTTCGCTGCGAATTCTTGGTGGCCAAAGGCTCGAATTCCGGCGTGAAATTCAACGGACAGTATGAAATCCAGATCCGCGACACCGCCAGCGAGAAGAAGCTCACCGGCGATTCCTGCGGCGGAATTTATCCGCGAGCGGAGCAGAAGCCCAAGTACCATCACATTGATGAGGGCGTGGCTCCGAAGGCGAATGTCGCCAAGCCTGCGGGGGAGTGGCAATCGCTGCATGTGATTTTTCAATCGCCGCGATTCGATGCCGCTGGCAAGAAAATTGCCAACGCCAAATTCGTCAAGGTGGTGCTGAATGGCGAAACCATTCATGAGAATGTCGAAGTGGCCCATCCGACTGGCCATGCCTGGGTGAATCCGGAGAAGCCCAAAGGCCCGCTGTTGTTCCAGGGCGATCATGGGCCGGTGGCGTTTCGTGCCATTGAGGTGCGAGCGTGGACAGCACCGAAGGCCAACGAGTAA
- a CDS encoding amidohydrolase family protein: MIDMHIHVVPPNLPGTGPLHELLRKPVDEVAAALQAEMTAAGVTKCLAMGSWNTGDHDPLGIERTLEIAQRVPGLSAIGIADPTRTDTDHLRRVETQILTGRVAALKGYLGYLHYAPSHPGYVPYYELAARFRLPFIFHTGDTYSPFAKLKYAHPLGVDEVAVDFREVRFVIAHIGNPWVQDCAEVVYKNMNVWADLSGLLVGDTETLTNPDLAQSRQDVIDRIRLVMRYAERPNRFLYGTDWPLAPMPAYRDFMREAVLPEFHDQVFIENAQLLFFNPRRGG; encoded by the coding sequence ATGATCGACATGCACATTCACGTTGTCCCCCCCAATCTTCCCGGCACCGGGCCGCTGCACGAGCTGCTTCGCAAGCCGGTGGATGAAGTTGCCGCCGCCCTACAAGCGGAAATGACCGCCGCAGGAGTCACCAAGTGCCTGGCGATGGGGAGTTGGAACACGGGGGACCATGACCCGTTGGGCATCGAGCGGACTCTGGAAATTGCCCAGCGAGTGCCGGGCCTCTCCGCCATCGGCATTGCTGATCCCACCCGCACCGACACCGACCACCTCCGCCGAGTCGAAACGCAAATCCTCACCGGGCGCGTTGCCGCACTCAAAGGCTATCTGGGCTATTTGCACTATGCCCCGTCGCATCCGGGCTATGTTCCGTACTACGAACTCGCGGCCCGATTCCGACTGCCGTTCATTTTCCATACCGGCGACACCTATTCCCCATTTGCCAAGCTGAAATACGCGCATCCGCTCGGGGTGGATGAAGTGGCCGTCGATTTCCGCGAAGTCCGATTTGTCATCGCCCACATCGGCAATCCCTGGGTGCAAGATTGTGCCGAGGTGGTCTACAAAAATATGAACGTCTGGGCCGATCTATCCGGGCTGCTGGTCGGTGATACCGAAACGCTCACGAATCCCGATCTGGCGCAATCGCGGCAAGATGTGATCGATCGCATTCGACTGGTGATGCGCTATGCCGAGCGACCCAATCGATTTCTGTACGGCACCGATTGGCCATTGGCACCGATGCCCGCCTATCGCGATTTCATGCGCGAAGCCGTGCTGCCGGAATTTCACGATCAAGTGTTCATCGAAAACGCGCAACTACTGTTCTTCAATCCCCGTCGCGGCGGGTGA
- a CDS encoding AAA family ATPase, producing MAGSVDVAALASKIITNMEKVIVGKRPQLVIALAAYFSEGHILLEDVPGVAKTMFARALSRSVGCTFKRLQCTPDLLPTDITGVSIFNQKTTEFEFRAGPIFTQTLLADEINRATPRAQSALLEAMAERRVSVDGNTYSLKQPFLVIATQNPVDHEGTFPLPEAQLDRFLVRLTLGYPTLDDESKMLSRMQKVHPIDDLGIVSNANEVIAAQEAVRDVHVDDKVRRYIVEVIHATREHEDIAMGGSPRASIALFRISQALAAIQGRDYVLPDDVKKMAQHVLNHRLILKPESRLRRRTTAQVVQSVLVDSRVPLIDRQIAEAVDHFQ from the coding sequence ATGGCTGGCTCGGTCGATGTGGCGGCACTTGCAAGCAAAATCATCACCAACATGGAAAAGGTGATTGTTGGCAAGCGACCGCAACTGGTGATTGCGTTGGCGGCCTATTTTTCGGAAGGGCATATCCTGTTGGAGGATGTGCCGGGAGTGGCGAAAACCATGTTCGCGCGGGCGCTGTCGCGCTCCGTGGGCTGCACCTTCAAGCGGCTCCAATGTACGCCCGACTTATTGCCCACCGACATTACCGGCGTCTCGATTTTCAATCAGAAAACAACCGAATTTGAATTCCGTGCGGGCCCCATCTTCACGCAAACGCTGCTCGCCGACGAAATCAACCGCGCCACCCCGCGAGCGCAATCGGCCCTGCTGGAAGCCATGGCGGAACGGCGCGTCAGCGTCGATGGCAACACGTACAGTCTCAAGCAGCCGTTTCTGGTGATTGCCACGCAAAACCCCGTCGATCACGAAGGCACCTTTCCGCTGCCCGAAGCGCAGTTGGATCGCTTTCTGGTGCGGCTGACGCTGGGCTACCCGACGTTGGACGATGAATCCAAGATGCTCAGCCGGATGCAGAAGGTGCATCCCATCGACGATCTTGGCATTGTTAGCAACGCCAACGAAGTGATTGCCGCCCAGGAGGCCGTGCGGGACGTGCATGTGGATGACAAAGTGCGGCGGTATATTGTCGAGGTGATCCACGCGACTCGGGAGCATGAAGATATCGCCATGGGCGGCAGTCCGCGGGCATCCATCGCGCTGTTCCGAATCTCCCAAGCGCTGGCGGCCATTCAGGGACGCGACTACGTTCTGCCCGACGATGTCAAGAAAATGGCCCAGCATGTGCTGAATCACCGACTGATTTTGAAGCCCGAAAGCCGATTGCGGCGACGGACCACCGCTCAAGTGGTACAATCGGTGCTGGTCGATTCCCGAGTGCCGTTAATCGATCGGCAAATCGCCGAAGCGGTCGATCATTTTCAATGA